The following proteins are co-located in the Pseudarthrobacter siccitolerans genome:
- the aceE gene encoding pyruvate dehydrogenase (acetyl-transferring), homodimeric type, with protein MAAGEDTFHIRSGLTNQLPDRDPEETAEWVESLDSLIREQGTERAQYIMRSLLQRAGAQSVGVPMVTTTDYVNTIPVDQEAEFPGNEEYERRYRAYMRWNAAVMVHRSQRPNIGVGGHISTYAGAATLYEVGFNHFFRGKDHPGGGDQVFFQGHASPGMYARAFMEGRLSEEDLDGFRQEKSREGHALSSYPHPRLMPHFWEFPTVSMGIGPMNAIYQAQSNRYLHNRGLKDTSDQQVWAFLGDGEMDEPESRGLLQLAANENLDNLNFVINCNLQRLDGPVRGNGKIMQELEAFFRGAGWNVIKVVWGREWDDLLTRDTDGSLVKIMNETPDGDYQTYKAESGGFVREHFFGKDPATKDLVADLTDDQIWNLKRGGHDYRKVYAAYKAATEFKGKPTVILAKTVKGYGLGPHFEGRNATHQMKKLTLDDLKEFRDYLRIPISDARLEEDPYGPPYFHPGHDAPEIAYLHERRRALGGPVPERRPNHETVELPEAKTFDSAKRGTGKQQAATTMAFVRLLKDLIRDKKFGHRIVPIVPDESRTFGMDAFFPTAKIYNPGGQNYLSVDRDLVLAYKESAQGQLIHPGINEAGAVAAFTAAGTAYATHGVPLVPVYVFYSMFGFQRTGDAFWAAADQMTRGFIIGATAGRTTLTGEGLQHADGHSPLLASTNPAAVTYDPAFGYEMGHIIRDGIKRMYGEHSDGGPAGPADRNLMYYLTVYNEPITQPAEPENLDVEGVLKGIYRVSASDLEGPKAQILASGVSVPWALEAQRILADDWNVSADVWSVTSWNELRRDGMAAEEEAFLNPGQPARVPFVTKQLEGATGPVVAVSDYMKAVPDQIRQFVPNEFATLGADGFGFSDTRAAARRFFKNDIHSIIVKTLQMLAARGDVEEGAPSYAMDRYKLLDVNAGTTGGAGGDA; from the coding sequence GTGGCTGCAGGAGAAGATACCTTCCATATCCGCAGCGGGTTGACTAACCAGCTGCCTGATCGTGATCCGGAAGAGACGGCCGAGTGGGTTGAGTCCCTGGATTCGCTGATCAGGGAACAGGGCACTGAGCGTGCCCAATACATCATGCGGAGCCTGCTGCAGCGCGCGGGTGCGCAGAGCGTGGGCGTGCCGATGGTGACCACCACCGATTACGTGAACACCATCCCGGTGGACCAGGAAGCAGAGTTCCCGGGCAACGAGGAATACGAGCGCCGGTACCGGGCGTACATGCGGTGGAACGCCGCGGTGATGGTCCACCGGTCCCAGCGGCCCAACATCGGCGTGGGCGGGCACATCTCCACCTACGCCGGTGCTGCGACCCTGTACGAGGTGGGCTTCAACCACTTCTTCCGCGGCAAGGACCACCCCGGCGGCGGGGACCAGGTCTTCTTCCAGGGCCACGCCTCCCCCGGCATGTACGCCCGGGCGTTCATGGAAGGCCGCCTCAGTGAGGAGGACCTGGACGGGTTCCGGCAGGAAAAATCCCGCGAAGGCCACGCCCTGTCCTCCTACCCGCACCCGCGGCTGATGCCGCACTTCTGGGAATTCCCCACCGTGTCCATGGGCATCGGGCCGATGAACGCGATCTACCAGGCCCAGTCCAACCGGTACCTGCACAACCGGGGCCTGAAAGACACCTCCGACCAGCAGGTCTGGGCGTTCCTGGGCGACGGGGAAATGGACGAGCCCGAATCCCGCGGCCTGCTCCAGCTCGCCGCGAACGAGAACCTGGACAACCTGAACTTCGTGATCAACTGCAACCTCCAGCGCCTGGACGGGCCGGTGCGCGGCAACGGCAAGATCATGCAGGAACTCGAAGCGTTCTTCCGCGGCGCCGGCTGGAACGTGATCAAGGTCGTCTGGGGCCGGGAATGGGATGACCTGCTCACCCGCGACACCGACGGGTCGCTGGTGAAAATCATGAACGAAACCCCCGACGGGGACTACCAGACCTACAAGGCCGAATCCGGCGGGTTCGTCCGCGAACACTTCTTCGGCAAGGATCCCGCCACCAAAGACCTCGTCGCGGACCTCACCGATGACCAGATCTGGAACCTCAAACGCGGCGGCCACGACTACCGCAAGGTCTACGCCGCGTACAAGGCCGCCACCGAGTTCAAGGGCAAACCCACCGTCATCCTCGCCAAAACCGTCAAGGGCTACGGACTGGGACCACACTTCGAGGGCCGCAACGCGACCCACCAAATGAAAAAACTCACCCTCGACGACCTCAAGGAATTCCGGGATTATCTTCGCATCCCGATTTCCGATGCCCGGCTGGAGGAAGACCCTTACGGTCCGCCCTACTTCCATCCCGGCCATGACGCACCAGAGATTGCCTATCTCCACGAGCGGCGCCGTGCACTAGGCGGTCCCGTGCCGGAACGCCGGCCTAACCACGAAACCGTTGAGCTGCCCGAGGCCAAGACGTTTGACAGCGCCAAACGCGGCACGGGCAAGCAGCAGGCCGCCACCACCATGGCTTTCGTCCGGCTCCTGAAGGATCTCATCAGGGACAAGAAGTTCGGGCACCGGATTGTGCCCATTGTTCCGGATGAATCTCGGACCTTCGGTATGGATGCGTTCTTCCCCACGGCGAAGATCTACAACCCGGGCGGACAGAACTACCTGTCCGTGGACCGGGACCTCGTCCTGGCCTACAAGGAGTCCGCGCAGGGCCAGCTCATCCACCCCGGCATCAACGAAGCTGGCGCCGTGGCAGCCTTCACCGCCGCCGGCACAGCGTACGCCACCCACGGCGTGCCCCTGGTCCCCGTCTACGTGTTCTACTCCATGTTCGGCTTCCAGCGCACCGGCGACGCCTTCTGGGCAGCAGCAGACCAGATGACCCGCGGCTTCATCATCGGCGCCACCGCAGGACGGACCACCCTCACCGGCGAAGGCCTCCAGCACGCCGACGGCCACTCCCCGCTCCTGGCCTCCACCAACCCGGCAGCAGTCACCTACGACCCCGCCTTCGGCTACGAAATGGGCCACATCATTCGCGACGGCATTAAGCGCATGTACGGGGAGCATTCCGACGGCGGCCCGGCAGGTCCGGCAGATCGGAACCTCATGTATTACCTCACGGTGTACAACGAGCCGATCACCCAGCCCGCCGAACCGGAGAACCTTGACGTGGAAGGTGTACTGAAAGGCATTTACCGGGTCTCCGCGTCGGACCTGGAAGGCCCGAAGGCCCAGATCCTGGCGTCCGGCGTCTCCGTGCCCTGGGCCCTCGAAGCCCAACGAATCCTGGCCGACGACTGGAACGTCTCCGCCGACGTCTGGTCCGTGACCTCCTGGAACGAACTGCGCCGCGACGGCATGGCCGCCGAAGAGGAAGCCTTCCTCAACCCCGGCCAGCCGGCCCGCGTCCCGTTCGTCACCAAGCAGCTCGAAGGCGCCACCGGCCCCGTCGTCGCCGTCTCGGACTACATGAAGGCCGTCCCGGACCAGATCCGCCAATTCGTCCCCAACGAATTCGCCACCCTCGGCGCCGACGGCTTCGGCTTCTCCGACACCCGCGCCGCAGCCCGCCGCTTCTTCAAAAACGATATCCACTCGATCATCGTGAAAACGCTGCAGATGCTCGCGGCGAGGGGTGACGTGGAGGAGGGCGCGCCGTCGTACGCCATGGACCGCTACAAACTCCTGGACGTGAACGCCGGGACCACCGGCGGGGCCGGAGGCGACGCCTGA
- the nboR gene encoding nicotine blue oxidoreductase, protein MGNMEEVRTTGIVLAAGAGTRLGKGPKALLPYRGRPLVESVAGALLDGGCREVVVVLGAGAPDVAAIAELDRYRTVVNHEWQSGMGNSLLLGNASADPRDHLMVALVDQPGVTPRAVGRLLAAHRAGRVTAAAYDGGAAATEGSGGRFRRGHPLVIDAGLRDAVAGTVTGDSGARGFLQAHPELVDEVDCSDLSTGLDVDTPEQLYLLG, encoded by the coding sequence ATGGGGAACATGGAGGAGGTCCGGACCACGGGGATTGTGCTTGCAGCCGGCGCCGGCACCAGGCTGGGCAAAGGTCCCAAGGCACTGCTCCCGTATCGTGGCCGGCCGCTGGTGGAATCCGTCGCCGGGGCGCTGCTCGACGGCGGCTGCCGGGAGGTGGTGGTGGTGCTCGGCGCCGGCGCTCCGGACGTGGCGGCCATCGCCGAACTGGACCGCTACCGGACGGTGGTGAACCACGAATGGCAGTCAGGGATGGGCAATTCCCTGCTGCTCGGCAACGCCAGCGCGGATCCCAGGGACCATCTGATGGTGGCGCTCGTGGACCAGCCCGGCGTGACTCCGCGGGCAGTGGGGCGGCTGCTTGCGGCCCACCGTGCTGGCCGGGTCACCGCGGCTGCCTACGACGGCGGAGCTGCCGCAACAGAGGGTTCAGGCGGCAGGTTCCGGCGCGGTCATCCGCTGGTCATCGACGCCGGCCTGAGGGACGCTGTGGCCGGTACAGTTACGGGCGACTCCGGGGCGCGCGGCTTCCTGCAGGCCCATCCGGAGCTGGTGGACGAGGTGGACTGCAGCGACCTTTCCACCGGACTGGACGTTGACACGCCGGAGCAGCTGTACCTCCTGGGCTAG
- a CDS encoding uracil-DNA glycosylase translates to MTASVNDFVEQLAAVPTVPGRNNFFDHSSPGNAGRRRNLELYLEEMLNRPPKVLLLGEAPGFRGMRITGVPFTNRTMFQGPANSFGLFGPGKGYSLPPEAAEVAAEPTATVMWEVLAELQFLPLLWSACPWHTHVPGKPQSNRTPTVADARAGTPFWQSLAELFGIETVVAVGNVAHRSLLSSGMDVPKVRHPSHGGRSGFKRGLEELFSTGVIRR, encoded by the coding sequence GTGACTGCCTCTGTCAACGACTTTGTGGAGCAGCTCGCTGCCGTGCCCACGGTTCCGGGGCGCAACAACTTCTTTGACCACAGCAGCCCCGGCAATGCAGGGCGCCGGCGGAACCTGGAGCTGTACCTCGAGGAGATGCTGAACCGGCCGCCCAAGGTCCTGCTGCTGGGCGAGGCTCCGGGTTTCCGGGGCATGAGGATCACCGGAGTTCCGTTTACCAACCGCACCATGTTCCAGGGACCGGCCAACAGCTTCGGCTTGTTCGGCCCGGGCAAGGGCTACTCGCTGCCGCCGGAGGCAGCGGAGGTCGCGGCCGAGCCGACTGCAACCGTGATGTGGGAGGTCCTGGCCGAATTACAGTTCCTGCCCCTGCTGTGGAGCGCCTGCCCGTGGCATACCCACGTGCCCGGAAAGCCCCAGTCCAACCGGACGCCAACGGTTGCCGACGCCAGGGCCGGGACGCCGTTCTGGCAGTCGCTCGCGGAGCTGTTCGGCATCGAAACCGTGGTGGCGGTGGGCAACGTGGCACACCGCAGCCTGCTGTCCAGCGGAATGGACGTGCCAAAAGTCCGGCACCCTTCCCACGGCGGGAGGTCCGGTTTCAAGCGGGGCCTGGAGGAACTGTTCAGCACCGGCGTGATCCGCCGCTAG
- a CDS encoding aldo/keto reductase, translating to MEQRILGKTGRNVSIVGLGTWQLGADWGNVDPAQAQAILAASVEAGVNFFDTADVYGDGKSEQAIGQFLADNPGLDITVATKMGRRVDQKPEHYTLANFRQWVDRSRKNLGTDTLDLVQLHCPPTPVYSNAEVYDALDTLVSEGAIRNYGVSVERTDEALEAIRHEGTASVQIILNAFRLKPLDEVLPAAKAANVGIIARVPLASGLLSGKYTKETSFAENDHRNYNRNGDSFDVGETFSGVDYELGLKAVAEFEQIVPEGASTAQAAIAWIAAQDGVTTVIPGARNVEQTAANAAAASVAVNEEFDGGVRWIYDHYFREVIHPRW from the coding sequence ATGGAACAGCGGATTTTAGGCAAGACCGGACGGAACGTCTCCATTGTGGGGCTGGGAACCTGGCAGCTAGGCGCGGATTGGGGCAACGTGGACCCCGCCCAGGCGCAGGCAATCCTGGCTGCTTCCGTTGAAGCGGGAGTGAATTTCTTCGACACCGCCGACGTCTACGGTGACGGCAAGAGCGAGCAGGCCATCGGTCAGTTCCTCGCGGACAACCCCGGACTGGACATCACGGTGGCCACGAAGATGGGCCGCCGCGTGGACCAGAAGCCGGAGCACTACACGCTGGCCAACTTCCGCCAATGGGTGGACCGGTCCCGGAAAAACCTGGGCACCGACACCCTGGACCTGGTCCAGCTGCACTGCCCGCCCACCCCGGTGTACAGCAACGCGGAGGTCTATGACGCCCTGGACACCCTGGTGTCTGAGGGCGCCATCCGCAACTACGGCGTCAGCGTGGAGCGCACCGACGAGGCCCTGGAAGCGATCCGCCATGAGGGCACCGCCTCCGTCCAGATCATCCTGAACGCCTTCCGGCTCAAGCCCCTGGACGAGGTCCTACCCGCTGCGAAGGCAGCCAACGTGGGCATCATCGCGCGGGTGCCGCTCGCGTCCGGCCTGCTCTCCGGCAAGTACACGAAGGAGACCTCTTTCGCGGAGAACGACCACCGGAACTACAACCGCAACGGCGACTCCTTCGACGTCGGCGAGACGTTCTCCGGCGTGGACTACGAGCTGGGCCTGAAGGCCGTGGCCGAGTTTGAGCAGATCGTTCCGGAAGGTGCCAGCACTGCCCAGGCAGCTATCGCCTGGATCGCGGCGCAGGACGGCGTCACTACCGTAATCCCGGGGGCGCGCAACGTGGAACAGACTGCGGCAAATGCTGCCGCGGCTTCCGTGGCAGTCAATGAAGAGTTCGACGGCGGCGTCCGCTGGATCTACGACCACTACTTCCGTGAGGTTATCCACCCGCGCTGGTAG